In Theobroma cacao cultivar B97-61/B2 chromosome 7, Criollo_cocoa_genome_V2, whole genome shotgun sequence, the genomic window CAAACAAAGAGTGTTGTTTGGTCTTCAAATACAACCAAAGTGGCAGAAAGTCCTATCGCACAGCTCTTAGATTCTGGAAACTTTGTTGTTAAAGACAATGCCATGGCGAGCTCTGATTCTTCTGAAAGTTACCTATGGCAAAGCTTTGACTATCCATCCAATGCCTGGTTACCCGGCATGAGGATCAACGATGACTTCAACAAAGGTTTGACGTCGTGGAAAAGCCTGGATGATCCGTCTCTAGGGGACTATACTTGTAGAATTGAAAATCCTGAGTTACCTCAACTGGTTGTAGGTATGGGATCAGTCAGAATGTTCCGAACTGGGTACTGGAATGGACTTCGGTTCAGTGGACTCCTTCCATTCTCTGATCCATATTTTACCCTCAAGTTAGTATTCAACAACGATGAATTGGAGTATATGTATCAACCTGAAGCCCATTCGGTTGATAGGATGATAAGCCTTGATAATTCTGGTCTACTTCACTACTATGTGTTCAATAATGTAACCAGAGAATGGGCCATAATCTACACAGAACCAAATGATGTTTGTGACAGTTATGGGCGCTGTGGAGCCAATAGCATCTGCACAGTTCAGAAAGAACCAATTTGTGAGTGTTTCAGGGGGTTTACACCTACAAAACCAGCGGAATGGGAACTGCTTAACTGGTCCAGTGGATGCAGAAGGCGAATGCCACTGATCTGCCAGAACGGATatggatttttaaaattttcaagggTTAAATCGCCTGACTCGTTGGAGTTCTGGCTGAATAAGACTATGAGCACAAAAGACTGCGAGAAAGAGTGCTTGAAGAACTGTTCTTGCACAGCTTATGCTAATTCAAACATTACTGGCAAAGGACATGGCTGTTTGATGTGGTTCGGGAATCTAGTTGACATTCAAGGTTTCACTGAAGAGAATAGAGGCCAAGATATCTACATACGGCTGCACGCTTCTGAAATTGGTAAGTGCAGCTTTATGacatttttcttatattaGTTACTGGAGTCACAGATTGCAAGGATAAAGGTACATGCAAGAAGGTTATTTAGTTTTATCTTTATGAAATATTGTACGGTGTTCAAGACTTACTGTTGCATTGGGTTGTGATAGAATTAAAAAAGTGGAAAGCAAAGCTCTGATTTATGTATTTGAAAAACAAGAAACTGTTcaacaaaatgatcaaattttatcatattatcGAATGTTCTAGAACGGTTCAGTGATTCACATGCGAGAAAGAGATTGTCAGTGATCATAGTAGTATCAGTCATTGCTGGAATCTTGATTGTATGCTTGGTACTCTGGTGCATTATAcggaagaagagaaaaaacaaaagaggtAATAGCATACTCATCATCCTCTAATTTCTTTGAACGATCCTTAATAATTTCTAGCAAGGCTCAATATCATTGTTGTATAAAGGCCAACTCTCTTGGTTCGTAGGAATGGAATGCAAGAAGGAAGATATAGAGGTACCTTTTTTTGACCTGGAAACTCTCACTGCAGCTACTGATGGCTTCTCTCCAGAAAAATTGGTTGGAGCAGGTGGCTTTGGCTCTGTTTATAAGGTAATATGATCCATGGTTTTCTTTTAATTGTCAAAAAGTAATAAAGtactataaagaaaaacatgaTGTGTCTGTGATTTAATGACGTATGCAGGGAAGTCTATGTGCTGGACAAGATTGCAGTgaaaaggttgtcaaagaattcAAAACAAGGTCTAGAAGAATTCAAGAATGAAGTAGTTTTGATTGCCAAACTTCAACACAGGAATCTTGTCAGGCTTTTAGGCTACTGCATTCAAGGGGAAGAAAGGATACTGGTTTATGAGTTTATGCCAAACAATagcttggattattttatttttggtctGTTTTTCTTGTCCGTTGATCATTGGATTCATCTTGTTTATGTTCCTTTATGTGTCTTTGCAGACCAGCTTACAGATAATACCATTTATCTAACTTTTAAGGGAAAAGAGATTGTCAAGTACTATTGATGCTACTACTGACAAATCATGAGATTTATAAGGGTAGCAATGGTTTGCAGATCCAAAGAGAAGTGCATTATTGCCATGTACAAAACGCTTTGACATCATCATGGGCATTGCACGGGGACTTCTCTACCTTCATCAGGACTCTAGACTTCAAATAATTCACAGGGATTTGAAGACTAGCAATGTTTTGCTAGACCACAACTTAAATGCCGTTATTTCAGATTTTGGCTTAGCAAGAACATTTGGAGGAGATGAAGTTCAAGTAAAAACAAACAGAGTTGCTGGGACATAGTAAGTTGCACATGGTTCAACATTGGTCCAATTGTCTTATTAAGAAATCATATAACTGATATGACTGATACTTCAAGCAGTGGCTATATGTCTCCAGAGTATGCAGTTGATGGAGAATTTTCAGTCAAATCTGATGTTTTCTCCTTTGGAGTGCTTATGTTAGAGATATTGAGTGGCAAGAAGAACAGGGGTTTTACTCATCCAGATCACCACCATAACCTTCTAGGACATGTAAGTTGACTGACTAACAATAATGTCTTACTATCTTATGTCCTGCACTTCTTGTCAATAACTAAATAAATGTTATGCAATTGAACCAGGCATGGTTGCTATGGAAGACAGACAGGGCCTTAGAGCTAATAGATTCATGTCTGGAGAATTCATGTGTTCCATCTCAGGTGCTAAGATGTATTCAGTTGAGTTTACTATGTGTTCAAAAGTTCCCAGAGGATAGGCCTGAAATGTCATGTGTTGTATCCATGCTGGTAAATGAGAAAGACATATTGCCTCAACCTAAACAACCTGGTTTCTTCATAGAAAGGAGACCCAATGATGGGGATGCAAAATCAAAAACAGTAGAATCTGCTTCAAACAATGCAATAACCTTAACTGTGCAGGAAGGAAGATAGAGATTTAGCAGTAACTTTTAGTTGAGGACAATTTTCTGTTGCAATATGTATTACTATATATTTCAGCATTTATTTGGCAACTATGTAAATTAGCTATTAGCTAATATAtacttttatcttttcttacaaaacacttatttttttttaatttttttttttaactgttGATTACCACTATTGGGTTTTCTGAAGATTCTTTTGCTATCAGTTGGGATTAAATATTATGAACAAAACCAAGTCCAACATGTATTGTATCTGAGCAGATACATATCAAGACAAAAGGACAAAAGGTTCATAACCTTTATTGATGATTACTCGAGATATGATTCTACATATTTAATGcacaaaaaaatgtaaatcttttgaaaatttccaagAATTCAAAgctaaatttaaaaaacaacTAGACAAGCCATCGAAACTACTTCGATTAAAGCTGTCCTTAACAATCCACCAACTATTCTGAACCGCAACTGTTGTTTCCCACGAACTTTTGTCAACCATGCTCCCAAACCAATCCCACCTCCACCGACAACAAACCAACCACCCACCACTCTACGCGGCCCCACCATACCACCACCAATTCACACCGGCCCCATCAACCTTTTTCCATCATGCACCGAACTCATCCTTCTCGAACACCTAACACCTCCAACCGGCCCCACCCCAAGGTAACATCTTCCAGCAAAACTATGCCATTCCAACGCCGCGACAAACAACGCAGCCCAGCAACCAAGCCTTCAAATATCCACCTGCACACACATACCCACAAGCCATAAACCCCCCACTAAAAACTACCCACCGCGACTGGCGATCATCTCTCCACTCAGTCTACATCTCGAACTTGAGTCGAAGAATCACCAGGCAAGGACTCAAAGAGGTTTTTGATGCTTATGGCAAAGTAAGGGACGTCTTCATCTCCAACAGACAAAGCCAAGCCAAAGTCACCACCTTCGCTTTTGTCAGGTACAAAGAGCTACGAGAGATGGACAGAGCTTGTACCCATGGAAATGGAAAGAGACTCGATGGGCATTATATTGTTGTCAAAAAAGCTGAGTATGGATGGGACCAAAGAAAGGTAAGAACATAACCAAGCCATACTAGACGACCTAGCCAAGCCAACGAAAGCAAACAGCCAGCACAATGACCATCAAAATACCGCACAAGGCCAAGCTCACCAAGAAATGATAGAACTTATCTCCAGGTCCTACAAAGCAGCCTACAATTGCAACCACCACAACCACCACAGCAGCAAGCCAGCTTTAACATTGAGGTATGCCAAGAAGAATTCGAATGGCTCAACCGCAGTACTGTAGGCACACTATCAAGCTACGTCTACCACCAGATCCTTCAAGAGATTTTTGCAGAGGAAGGATATCAATGTGTGAGCAAGCCGATGGGGGGGCAAAAACGTTCTTCTCACCTTCTGTCTCAAGGAAGACCTGAAGGCTTGCACCGAAGAACACAGAGCATGGCTTAACCTCTGGTTCGAATCCATTGTCCCCTGGAAAAATGCAACCCCTCCTGCTGAGAGGCTAACATGGCTAAGAGTTGATGGTGTCCCGATCAACCTGTGGACTGAAGCACTCTTCAGTGAAATTGGGGAACAATGTGGCTCCTTCATCATGATAGATGAGGACACCTACCACCGTCGACGATACGACTTTGCTCGAATGCTCATCTCTGTCAAAAAAACCACTGCTGTTCCCACCTCAGTTACTTTCAAAGCAAATGGAGGAGTTTACAAGGTccatgtaaaagaaaaagatgtgCAAGACATTCCTAAACCCCATAGCTTCGACGGAGCTCCGACGACATCTCACCCCTTAATTCAAACCAAGCAGCACAGTGACAGCGGGCAACGGTCTATTGGATGGGACTTGTCAGAACAGCAGGGCTCGAGTAGAGCAGCCTGCAAAACTCAGAGTGAACACTGTACAAGAACTGATAGCCTCAGGACTGTCCATCTCGAGCCCATCAAAACACGGAGTAGCACCATAACGGCTCCCCCaatcaacctacaaaacaaaagtCCCACCCATGCTTCTAGTTTGCAGTCTCCACCCTATCACCAACTAAGCTCACAAAATAACCCCACACAAGTAAACCCACCATCACACAACTCAAGCCAAAAGATATCCAACTTTGTATCATGGCCAATGCTCAAGCCCACCAACCCAACCAACTCAACCAGAAAAGCAAAGCAATCCAAAAAGACAACAGCCTTGAAAACCCAATGAGGTAGCTCAGTAAAAAATAAAGCAGTAGTGTCACTCAACCCGTATGCCCAGGATCTTCACTCCTCAAACAATGACTTTATGCCACTTTCAAAGCTTCGGGCAAAAATAAGAGCGAGAAAAAAGGACAAAAGAGTCATTCTTCAACTCAAGAAGTtaagaaaactcaaaaagTGCCTTGAtccaaaaaaagaacaaagtaaaaaaaaaagggatcCGGGCAAAGAATCCAGAGGGAGGAAACAacagaaaaaaaggaaagccCACACGAAGACAAGTGACCTTATAGAACCGAAAAACTGTTCAACAAGTGAAACAGAGAGAAACTCCACTGTATTAGAAGAAGCAAGAAAGACGCTCAACATATGTTCATTACTAGGGcttgtctttgaaaatgatgatgacACAACTATCCAATACTTCTCAGAGTCTCTGGTCGACTCCACCAAGAAGGCTAAATGATTTCGCCAAGTGTGATAAGCGTCTCCCCACTCTTCCACCATGATTAATGTTATCTCATGGAATATCAGGGGCTTAGGATCGAGGATTAAGCGAAGAGTAGTGAAAAGGCTTGTTACCTcccaaaaagcaaaaatacTTTTCTTACAAGAGACAAAAAGGAACACTATGGACCCCTTATTTGTCAAATCCTTAtggaaaaaagagagattttcTTATGAGATGGCAGCCTCCATAGGTGCGGTAGGTGGACTCATTACCATTTGGTCAGAAGACTTTTTTGAGACCTCCTGTTGTAGTCCAACAAAGATATATCCTTACCTCCGGAATCATTAAACCTGTCAACTTCCCATGTTCGTTTCTGAATATCTACGCACCAAATTGCTCAGTGGAAAGAGCTAGTCTATGGGTTGAAATTTTAGAGCTCAAAAGTCAAATAACGGGGTCTCTGTGTGTTTGTGGTGACTTTAATATCATCAAGACTGTTGATGAGAAAACAAGAGACAACTTGGATCTCACTGGTATGGCTCAATTCTCTGATTTTATCAATGATATGAATCTTATTGATATTCTCCTTTCTGGAGGGTTGTTTACGTGGACAGATAATAGGGAGGCCCCAACCAAATGCCGCCTCGATCGTTTTCTTATCAGCAGCGAGATTATCCTCAGCTTCCCTGCGATTTTACAGAAAATACTCTCAAGATCCCTCTCTGACCATAATCCCATCACACTCATTGTTGACCAAAGGAATTGGGGTCCAAAACCCTTTCGATTATTTTCCCACTGGCTcgaaaataaagaatttgtcGCTTTCTTGAAAAGCACATGGGATTTGATCAATCAAGAAAATAGTGGCTTTGGTGGTCTTTTTGGAAAAATGAAGAGGCTTAAACTCTCAGTAAAAGCTTGGCAACAACAACATCATGCTGAAGATGGGAAAATGATCACCATCCTTGAGAACGACATTGATAccctagaaaaagaaacagaaaagagGGAACTCTCTATACCTGAAAAAGCCAACCACACCAACCTTAAACCAAAACTTTGGCACCTGTACAAACGAGAGGAGCAATCATGGTTACAAAAATCACGGCTGCAATGGACTAAATTAGGTGATCGTAACACCAAGTTTTTCCACATTACAGCCTCAAACAGAAGGAGAAAGAACTCAATCCATCAGATACAGAGAAACTGGACCTTTATCTATGACCCCATCGGCATAAAAAATGAGGTACTCTGTCACttcaaaactttttttcttaGGCAAGATaccttgaaaattaaagagtTTAATTGCCAATTTAGACAACTCAGTGCTGACCAAAATAGCAACCTTGAAGCACCTTTCACTAAGGAAGAAGTCTATTTAGCCATTCAACAGTGTGATGGGAACAAAGCTTCTGGCCCAAACGGCTTTAACATGGAGATCTTTAAGAAACAGTGGCCacttttcaaagaaaaaattctTGCTTTTATGGAAATTTTCTACAGTACCaagaaattcaacaaaaatataaattcttcttttattaCCTTGGTCTCAAAAATAAGCAGTCCTACTTTGATCTCTCACTTTAGGCCCATAAGCCTTGTAGGTTGCATCTATAAAATTTTAGCAAAAGTTCTTGCTAACAGGCTCAAAGTGGTGATCGGATCTGTCATTGGTGAAAACCAATTTGCTTTTTCCAAAGGGAAGCAGATTCTTGATTGTTACTTAATAGCTAGTGAGCTTATTGACTATatgaaaaaaaccaaaaaaaacgGTCTCATGTTCAAAGCTGATTTTGAAAAGGCTTTTGATAGTGTTGAATGGGACTACTTGGATTTAATCATGCAACTCATGAATTTTGGTCTAAGATGGCGAGGTTGGATCAGGCAATGTGTTACTACTGCTAGCATTTCAATCCTTGTGAATGGCACCACTACTGCTCAATTTTCTGCTCAAAGAGGACTTAGGCAAGGATGTCCTCTTTCCCCCTTTCTCTTCAATATTGTTGTTGAATCTCTTAGCATCCTTCTTAACAAGGCTAATAATCTGGGAGTCTTTGAAGGAGTCAAAATTGAGAGCTCTGACATTGCTATTTCTCATCTGCAATTTGCAGATGACACCTTGCTTTTTTGTAGACCTCACTCTGATCAGATTACAAATATTGCAAGGATTCTACGAATTTTTCAATCAGTTTCAGGGCTCAAAATCAATTTCTCTAAGAGTTGTCTAATGGGCATTGGTATCGATGATTCTCTGTTGAGTTCTTAGGCTTCAATGATCAACTGCAAGGTGGGAGCCCTCCCCACGAATTATCTCAGGTTACCGTTAGGAGCTAATCTTCGCCCAATGGGAACTTGGCAGCCCATCATTGACAAATTTAATTCAAGATTAGCTGGCTGGAAAGGACAATTTCTCTCTATGGGAGGCAGGCTTACACTTATCAACTCAGTTCTCTCAAGCCTCCCCCTCTTTTACCTCTCCATTTTTCGTCTTCCAACCATGGTCAAACAAAAACTTGAAGCTATTCAAAGAAACTTTCTCTGGTTTGGTTcttccaagaaaaagaaaattcattaTGTCAACTGGTCCACTGTTAGTAACCCAAAAACTCAAGGAGGATTGGGAATCattgatttagagctaaaaaaTAGAGCTCTTCTCAACAAATGGCTTTTGAGGTATGCAAATGAGCCTGATAGGATATGGAGGCAAGTTGTATCTGCAAAAAACAAGTTGAAACCGGACTGTTTGATTCCTATTGACAAACCTCACAAGCCTTCCTCCCTTTGGAATCACATCATGAAGCCAATGGACCCAGCAAACAAATATCATGAACTTGTAACCAAAGGGTTTACTCACTCTCTCGGTAAAGGCACCACCATCCGCTTTTGGGAAGACTTTTGGGTTGACGACTCCATTCTGGCCACCAAATTTCCACGCATTTATGTACTGGCAATAAGCAAGAAAGCCACGATTGCTGAATTAGGAAGCTGGGTCGAAGGAAATTGGAGGTGGGATGTTAAGTTAAGAAGGCAGCCTTTTAGCTGGGAGCAAAATCAGTGGAGAGATTTCACTACCTTCATTAAGAATTTTCAACCTCACCCCACTGACAAAGATATAGTGGTGTGGAAGAAAACTACTAGTGGTCTCTACACTTCTTCCTCTTTTATTAAAGCAAGCCATGGTACCCCCCCTAGCTCTACAAGtttttggaaaaatatttGGATTGGCTACGCTCCCCTGAAAGTTGAAACTTTCTGTTGGCAAACCCTCCATGGGAAAATAGCTACCAAATTTGTTTTGATGCATCGGGGAGTTCTTGCGGTTGATGACGCTAATTGCTCATTTTGCACCTCTCAACTCGAGACTCCTTTTCATGTCCTCTTTCATTGCACCATTGCTTGGAAAACATGGTCTTCTTGTTGTTGCTTATGGGGTATCACTTGGGTTCAACCTGGTGatgttttgtctttttttaaGGCATGGTTTGAACTTCCCATGCCTACAGGCAAGAGAGATACATGGAGAATGCTCTTCTTTGCAACACTTTGGACACTTTGGCTTTGTAGAAATGAGGTTATTTTCAGAGGGAAAAGCTTCAGTCCAAACAAAATGAGAGACATCGCCCTTTTACGCCACATGCTTTGGTGTCGAGGGAAATGGGAACTTGGCCATGTTCCTGTTGACCTATGTCTCATGGAGCCTCTTTGCTCCAACATCAACACTAAAAGGAAGAACCAAAGAATGGCTACCAATTGGTCAACTCCACCACCTAGAACTCTTAAACTCAACACAGATGGCGCAGCAAAAGGCAAACCCGAACTTGCTGGTATTTGAGGAGTGATTAGGGATCACCATGGCTTCATTCGGGGAACATTCTCTGAAAACATTGGTATTGAGGACTCAAATTTTACTGAATTTAATGCCATACGGGAAGGAATCAGCTTATTCTTTTCATCTCCCTGGGCTGCCACTCATTCTCTAGTTATGGAAAGCGACTCTGCCAATGCTATCAATTGGGCGCAACACCACTGCAAAGTCCCTTGGcggatgaaaaatatttcgAATGCCATTGAAACTTTCTTGCGTAAAAGCACAAGAATCACTTTCAAGCATGTAATGAGGGAAGCCAATAAGGTTGCAGACGGATTGGCCAAAGCAGGGGTATTAAGAGACTCAAACTTCAAAGCCTACTTTCAAAACCAACAGGGGGAGAGTACATGAACTATTCCTCCATTGCAAAGGCTTTATTATTTTGGTTAACCTTCAACTACCCctatgttttttcttttgaatatgATTTCTCACTTCATCCTCTGTTTGTCATGCTTTGTACCTCAATGCTGGAAGTAGCAGATCTCTTTTTTTGTAATCTGCTACTCTTTTGCATGGCATTCTTGAAGTGCCTTTTGTAATCTCCTCTTGCGAGATCCCTTGTGATTAATAAATactacctttcaaaaaaaaaaactacttcGATTAGATTGCAGTGGTGAGTGTTTATCAAATGAATTTCAACAATATCTCACTAACAATGggataattttcaaaaatatttattaacataattattgacttataaataaaaataataatggaagatatttaattataaatataaaaattaaaatttttaattctttatttataattaattataattatgagataaTTATATTACTCTATGTGATtaggattttttattttattattaattttttaattaaagatggataataataaaatagaataatcataatttgacACGAACtagtaattataattaaataaataaattattatttaattataattgtaagtaaaaaatattaatttaattttaattaattaaattaaaacaaattttaagagAGAAATGtctctcttatttttatgagaCTAAAAATCACGTtataaatatatgattttgaCCAAAATCCGAACCACGAAGATAGCCAAACtccatctctctctctaatttttttcttcttgcttACATTAGCAACTTTCTACCAGCCTCATGCAAATTGTCATAGAATATTGAGAGAAAAGTATCTAGTTACCATCTTGAAAAGTATTCCATACCTAATCTACTCTAGATTTGagattgaaaaatccttgaagaataagtgatCATTCAAATTGGTCGAGAATTCCAACAATTAGCATGGTGGTGAATTTACTATGATTCACTAGGAGGggaaaatcaaatatattctAAGTACGAAGTTGGTAATATCTCTTACTTTTGATTCTTTTATATTGATgcaattattatttgatttgcatGATGTATGATTGTGAATTTTTCCTTGTGTAAATTAGATTAATCGCTTCATTGTTCAGACAGACACTGACAGTGGTTTGAAATTTTATCTCAAAACAAGCACTTGTGTCAACTTCCTTGTCTTTATCTGAACATCTCGAATCACAATCTCACCCCTTTCTTGTCAAGCCTTCATAGTTTTTTAATACTTGATCCTCTATCATGTTTAAAACATCTTAAAAACTTACATAGTTATAAAATTCATAGTTTTTTCCCTTACAAAGATGACAAAGTTGTCCCTTGGAGTTATAATTGCAACATACAGGTTTTAAATATGAAGAAATGTTTCATTCCCATTTTATATCTATATAAACTTACATAACTATGTATTTTATGATGGCACCGAAGGACCAGGAAAAAACTACTTTTATAACTATGTGGGGAACCTTTTGTTATAAAGTAATGccatttgatttgaaaaatgtCGGAGCAATTTATCAACAGGCCATGGTGACTCTTTTCCACGACATGATGCATAAGGAAGTCGAagtatatgtggatgatatgatACGTTGGAATCGAATTGCATAACCTTTGATCAAAAATGTCATAAATGCCAGATATATGTAGACAAGATCTACACTCATGTAACTTCATTGCATGTTTTGATATCATCATGGCCTTTCTCAATGTAGGGCATGGATGTGATCGGGTTAATAACTCTGAAAGCATCAAAAGGGCATCGATTCATTCTGGTTGTAATCAATTACTTCACCAACTGGGTGGAGGTAGTGTCTTATGCCAATGTGACTCAGAAAATGGTATATAAATTCatctaaaaagagaaaatatgcCGCTATGGTCTTCAATAAAGGATCATTACAGATAATGCTAGTAATCTCAACTGTTCAATGATGGAGGTTTAGGGACTTTAAAGGTGATTTTTGCAAGCATTCTGTTTTCGATaggcttttccttttcttcataGAAAATGGTTAAAAGCCTTAGCTTCACTGAGTGAGTTGAATTCTATGATAAATCTTCCACTATCACATTCACTGTTGGCTCCGGAGCTTCTACATAAAATTCAATCCTTGATTTATCCATCATTCTTTGTACCTCCTCTCGGAACGAGTTACAATCTTGAATTAAATGCCTCACACACCCTTTGTGATATAAGCAATACAGACCTTGGGTATTTTTCGAATCATTCATGTAGAAACAGTGTGGCCAAATTTTAAACATGTTGGTTTTTATCAAAACTTCAAGCACTCTTTCCATAGGAGTTTCCACCTCTTAAACATTCCTTTTAATGTACGTATCCCCTTCTATCACACTCACTCCAACTTCAGCATGGTTTGGCAATGGGTTGTTATTAACACCCTATTCTagctttttttcaaaatttaagaaCCCTACCTTAATCAGGCCTTGCACCTTATATTTGAAGGCTATACAGTTCTCGATCGAATGACCTTCAACTCAATAGTGATAATCACAATGAGCGGTAGCATCATACCATTTTGGGAATAAAAGTTTTAATGGCTCTATGTATAAAGGCGCCACCAAATGATTTGAAACCAGTTGTGTGAAAAGTTCAGCATATGATATTGGAATTAGGTTGAACTACACCTTCTCTTGCCTATTTCGTCATCCTCTTGAT contains:
- the LOC18593790 gene encoding G-type lectin S-receptor-like serine/threonine-protein kinase At4g27290; protein product: MSDGETLVSSGQSFELGFFSPGNSKNRYLGIWYKQTPETVSWVANRNNPITGSHGFLTVTKAGLVLSNQTKSVVWSSNTTKVAESPIAQLLDSGNFVVKDNAMASSDSSESYLWQSFDYPSNAWLPGMRINDDFNKGLTSWKSLDDPSLGDYTCRIENPELPQLVVGMGSVRMFRTGYWNGLRFSGLLPFSDPYFTLKLVFNNDELEYMYQPEAHSVDRMISLDNSGLLHYYVFNNVTREWAIIYTEPNDVCDSYGRCGANSICTVQKEPICECFRGFTPTKPAEWELLNWSSGCRRRMPLICQNGYGFLKFSRVKSPDSLEFWLNKTMSTKDCEKECLKNCSCTAYANSNITGKGHGCLMWFGNLVDIQGFTEENRGQDIYIRLHASEIGNDSHARKRLSVIIVVSVIAGILIVCLVLWCIIRKKRKNKRGMECKKEDIEVPFFDLETLTAATDGFSPEKLVGAGGFGSVYKIAVKRLSKNSKQGLEEFKNEVVLIAKLQHRNLVRLLGYCIQGEERILVYEFMPNNSLDYFIFDPKRSALLPCTKRFDIIMGIARGLLYLHQDSRLQIIHRDLKTSNVLLDHNLNAVISDFGLARTFGGDEVQVKTNRVAGTYGYMSPEYAVDGEFSVKSDVFSFGVLMLEILSGKKNRGFTHPDHHHNLLGHAWLLWKTDRALELIDSCLENSCVPSQVLRCIQLSLLCVQKFPEDRPEMSCVVSMLVNEKDILPQPKQPGFFIERRPNDGDAKSKTVESASNNAITLTVQEGR